The window CGCGCCACCGGAGAATCCGGCTGCCCAGATGGCCACTGCCAGCCGGCGCCGGTTGGGCTCGGGAAAGATGTTGCGGATCAGGGACAAGGTGGAGGGCATCAGCATGGCCCCGAAGAACCCCAGCCCGGCGCGGCCAGCAATCAGCCACTCGGCGCTGGGGGCAAACGCTGTGACCGCCGAGACGGCAGCGAATCCGGTGCTGCCGATGAAAAGCAGCCGGCGGCGCCCGATCCTGTCGCCCAAGCTGCCCATCGCCACCAGGAGTCCCGCGAGGACCAGGGGATAGGCGTCCACAATCCAGAGCAGTTCCACGCCGGAGGCGTCGAGGCTGCGCGCGATTGCCGGCAGCGCGAAGGTCAATGCGGTGTTATCGACGGCCACGAGCAGCACCGGGAACATCAACAGGGCCAGCGCCAGCCAGTCGCGCCAGGGCGCCCGCGTCGGCCGGGTCACCGTTGATCCGGCGTCCGGGCCGGGGGTGCCGGGGTGGCTGGTGGTGGCGGCAGTGTTGCTCATGACAATAACTATACCGTCTGGACGGTATAGTTAGGAAATGCAGTGTTTACCGGTCGGCGCCCGCAGCGGGGCAAGATAGGAGCCATGGCCAGAAAACCCGTCGCCCGCGAAGCCGTCCTCGACGCGTTCGAATCCCTGTTGATTGAAGAGGGCGAACGCGCGGCGACGCTCGACGCCGTGGCCCGGCTCGCAGGCGTATCCAAGGGCGGGCTGCTCTACCACTTCCCCACCAAGGACGCGATGATCTCGGTCCTGCTGGAACGGCTGGACCGGCTGCTCGCCGAGGACCTGGCAGCCATGGCCGCCGCACCGGAAGGCGCCGCGGCGTTCTTTATCAAGTCCTCTGTCTGGGCAGACACGCCGCTGGATCGCGTTTTCGTCGCCGCGACCCGGCTCGCTGAAGTCGCCCACCAGGAGACCCTGCGCCGCATGGCCGCCGTCCAGGCGGCCTGGCTGGAGCTGCTGGCAACCGATGTCGGCCCCGCCATGGCCAAGCCGGTCCTGTATATGGGGGACGGGCTCTACTTCAACGCCATGCTGGCCCGCGCGCCGGGCGGCTCACTCCCGGAGGTGGGCCCCGACGTCGAGGGCCTTCTCGCCGCACTCGACCGGCTCCGCGGTTAAGTCCGCGGGACGTGACGCTTCCGGACCCGCGCCCCGGGCGGAGGGTCCCTGTGTGTCATGCGAGAACAGGTTCCCGTCGCTGGTTTGCGGACGCAGCCCCGGCATAGGACAATGGAAGCTGTGACTGCGGTCACCAGCAACTAAATAGCCTTTGATCTGCGGCGGGAGAGTCCTGCAAGTAGGTACAAGCAGGCGCCGTAGGAGCAAACCCTCCCCAGGAATCTCTCAGGCCCATGTACCGCCGCGGCAAGGCAACTCTGGAAAGCAGCAGGCACCCCAGCCGGGGTGCGGTGCTCACCGACGGTGCAAGCGGAGCCTCGCGAAAGCGGCTGCGCGGAAACTCTCAGGTCCAATACAGAGTGGGGAGGAACCCGAATCAATGTGGCGTACCCTGCGCCGCCTTAGTTATGGAGTTCCTTGTGACTGTTACCCCAGCCTCCACGTCCTTCGTTGACCGGCACATCGGCGCCCGCCGCCAGGCCGACGTCGACGCCATGCTGAAGGCTGTCGGTTACGACACCGTCGACGCGCTCGTGGACACCGCCGTCCCGAAGGTCATTCGCCAGGACTCCCCGCTGAAGCTCACCGAAGCCCTCAGCGAAGTCGAAGTCCTGGCCGAACTGCGCAAACTGGCATCGAAGAACACGACGGCCGTGCAGATGATCGGCCAGGGCTACTACGACACCCTTACCCCGCCGGTGATCCGCCGCAACATCCTTGAGGCCCCTGCCTGGTACACCGCGTACACCCCCTACCAGCCCGAAATCTCCCAGGGCCGGCTCGAAGCACTGCTGAACTTCCAGACCATGGTCCAGGACCTTGTCGGCCTCCCCATCGCCAACGCCTCGCTGCTGGACGAAGCCACCGCTGTCGCCGAGGCCGTGCTGATGATGCGCCGCGCCAACAAGAACAAGTCCGCCCACGACGGCAAGACCGTCCTGGACGCCGACTGCCTCCCGCAGACCATCGCCATCGTTCGCGGCCGCGCCGAGGCGCTCGGCTTCGAGGTGGAAGTGGCTGACCTGTCCAAGGGCCTGCCGGAGGGCGTCATCAACGGCGTTGTCCTGCAGCAGCCCGGCGTCTCCGGCCGTGTGTTCGACCACTCTGCCGTGATCGCCGATGCCAAGGAACGCGGCGCGCTTGTCACCGTCGCCGCGGACCTGCTCTCCTTGACCCTGATCACGCCCCCGGGCGAACAGGGCGCGGACATCGCCGTCGGCTCCACCCAGCGCTTCGGCGTGCCGCTGTTCTTCGGCGGGCCGCACGCCGCGTACATGGCGGTGCAGAAGGGCCTGGAACGCTCCATGCCCGGCCGCCTCGTGGGTGTGTCCAAGGACAACACCGGCGTTCCCGCCTACCGCCTGGCGCTGCAGACCCGCGAGCAGCACATCCGCCGCGAGAAGGCCACGTCCAACATCTGCACCGCGCAGGCGCTGCTGGCCATCGTCTCCTCCTTCTACGCCGTCTACCACGGCCCGGAGGGCCTGAAAGCGATTGCCGCAACCGTCCATAACCACGCCCGGACCATCGCCGCCTCCCTGCAGGCAGCCGGCCTGGACGTGCAACATTCCTCCTTCTTCGACACCGTCACCGTCTCCGCCCCCGGCAAAGCCGCGGGCATCATCGCCGCCGCCGAGGCCAAGGGCATCAACCTGCGCGCCATCGACGCTGACACGGTGGGCATCTCCACCGATGAAGCCACGACGGCGGCCATCGTCGCCGACGTCGTCGCGGCCTTCGGTGCCAGTGTTGCCGACTCCGGCGCAGACGCCGGCACAGCCTTCGGCCTGGACACCGCCGTCGAACGCACCTCCGACTACCTCCAACACCCGGTCTTCAACACCCACCGCTCGGAAACGCAGCTGCTGCGCTACATCCGCCGCCTCTCGGACCGTGACCTGGCGCTGGACCGCACCATGATCCCGCTGGGTTCCTGCACCATGAAGCTGAACGCGACGGCCGAAATGGAAGCCATCTCCTGGCCGGAGTTCGCCTCCATCCACCCCTTCGCACCCGAATCCCAGACTGCAGGCTGGCGCGAACTGATCGAGGACCTTGAAGCCCAGCTCACCGAAATCACCGGCTACGACCAGGTCTCCCTCCAGCCCAATGCCGGCTCCCAGGGCGAACTGGCCGGATTGCTCGCCATCCGTGGCTACCACCGTTCCCGCGGCGACGCCCAGCGCAACATCTGCCTCATCCCGGCCTCCGCGCACGGCACCAACGCGGCGTCGGCCGTGCTGGCCGGCATGAAAGTCGTGGTCGTCGCGACCGCCTCCGACGGCACGATCGACCACGCCGACCTGACCGCCAAGATCGAGCTGCACCGGGACGCGCTCTCCGCGATCATGATCACCTACCCCTCCACCCACGGCGTGTTCGACGCCGACGTCCGCGAGGTCTGCGACGCGATCCACGCAGCCGGCGGCCAGGTCTACATCGACGGCGCCAACCTCAACGCCCTCGTCGGCCTCGCCCAGCCGGGCCAGTTCGGCGGCGACGTCTCGCACCTGAACCTGCACAAGACCTTCTGCATTCCGCACGGCGGCGGCGGACCCGGCGTCGGCCCGGTCGCGGCCAGGGCGCACCTGGCCCCGTTCATGCCCGGCAACGCCGCAGACCCGGCCAACGGCGCCGACGGCACCCCGATCTCCGCCTCCCGGTACGGCTCGGCCGGTGTGCTGCCGATCTCCTGGGCGTACGTGAAGCTCATGGGCGGCCAGGGCCTGACCGAGGCCACCAGGTCAGCGCTGCTCGCGGCCAACTACGTCGCGGCCCGGCTCAACGATTTCTTCCCGGTGCTCTACACCGGCGACGGCGGCCTGGTGGCCCACGAGTGCATCCTGGACCTGCGCGAACTCACCGCCAAGACCGGAGTGACAGCTGAGGACGTCGCCAAGCGCCTGATCGATTACGGTTTCCATGCGCCCACCCTGGCGTTCCCGGTGGCCGGCACCCTGATGGTGGAGCCCACCGAGTCCGAGGACCTCGGTGAGATCGACCGGTTCATCACGGCGATGATCGCCATCCGTGCCGAGATCGACCAGGTGGCCTCCGGTGACTTCACTGTGGAACAGAGCCCGCTGCGCAACGCCCCGCACACCGCAGCCGCTGTCATCAGCACCGACTGGGCCCGCGAGTACCCGCGTGAGCAGGCTGTCTTCCCGGTCCACACGCTCAAACAGGACAAGTATTTCCCGCCGGTCGGCCGGATCGACGGCGCTGCCGGGGACCGGAACCTGATCTGCTCCTGCCCACCCCTGTCCGAGTTTGAAAACTAAGGATCACGACATGACTGAGAACTACACGGCCCTGTACGAAGAGCACAAAAAGCTCGGTGCGTCCTTCACGGACTTCGGCGGCTGGCAGATGCCGCTCAAGTACAGCTCCGAACTCGCCGAACACCACGCCGTCCGCAAATCCGCGGGCCTGTTCGATCTCTCCCACATGGGCGAAGTCTGGGTCACCGGGCCGGATGCCGCAGCGTTCCTGGACTACGCCCTCGTCGGCAGGATCTCCGCCATGGCGGTGGGCAAGGCCAAGTACTCGCTGATCTGCAACGAGGACGGCGGCATCATCGATGACCTCATCACCTACCGCCGGCCGGCGGCGGCCGACGGCACCGATGCGTTTCTCGTGGTTCCCAACGCCGGCAACGCCAAGGCCGTGGCCGCGGCCCTGGCTGATCGTGCCCGTTCCGGCCAGGACGGCGGGTTCGACGTCACCGTCCGTGACGCCTCGGCCGAGATCTCGCTGATCGCGGTCCAGGGCCCCACAGCCGAGGCCATCCTGCTCCGCCTGGTTCCGGCCGCGCAGCACGAGCTGGTGACCGGTCTGAAGTACTACGCCGCCGTCGAGGTCCCGTTCATGGTCGGCGGCGCCGGCCAGGAGCTGCTCCTGGCCCGCACCGGCTACACCGGTGAGGACGGCTTCGAAATCTTCGTGTCCAACGACGACGCCGCCGCCCTCTGGCAGGCGCTCATCGCCATCGCCGAGGACGGTGAGCTGACCCCTGCCGGTCTGGCCTCCCGCGACTCACTCCGGCTCGAGGCCGGCATGCCGCTCTACGGCAACGAACTCTCGCTCGAGGGGGACCCGTTCGCCGCCGGACTGGGTCCCGTCGTCGCGCTGTCCAAGGACGGCGACTTCGTCGGCAAAACGGCGCTCGCCGCGAAGAAAGAAGCAGGGGCAGGGACAACCAGCGGCCGCAAGCTTGTCGGGCTCAAGGGTCTCGGCCGGCGCGCCGGCCGCGGCCACTACCCGGTCCTGAAGGACGGCAGCGTGGTTGGCGAAGTTACCTCCGGCCAGCCGAGCCCGACCCTCGGCTACCCGGTGGCGATGGCCTACGTCGCCGTCGAGCTCGCCGAACCGGGCACCGCCCTGGACATCGACCTGCGCGGCAAGACAGAGCCCTTCGAAGTCGTAGCATTGCCCTTTTACAAGCGCCAAAAGTAGTTCCGCCCCGGCCACAATGGTTGTGGTCCACGACGTTCAACTCAAAAAGGAAAAACACATGGCAAAAGTTGCACCTGAACTGCAGTACTCCGAGGAACACGAGTGGGTTGCCCGGGACTCCGGTGACACCGGATCGAACATCGTGTCGATCGGCATCTCCGCCGTCGCCACGGACGCCCTGGGCGACATCGTCTACGTTGACCTGCCGGAAGTTGGCTCCGTGGTAGCCGCGGGGGAGACGTGCGGCGAGGTCGAGTCGACCAAGTCGGTGTCCGACTTGTACGCCCCCGTCACCGGCGAGGTCACTGAAACCAACCCCGCCGTCGTCGAGGACCCCGCCCTGATCAACTCCGATCCTTACGGTGCCGGCTGGCTCTTCAAGGTGGCCGCGGTTTCCGAGGGCCCGTTGCTCTCGGCCGAGGAATACGCGTCCAAGAACGGTGGCGAGCTGTGAGCGCGGCCGCTGGAACGGTCCCCTTCGAGCAGATAGTCTCCCCGTCCCTGGACGCGGAACTCGCAGCGTTGGATCCGGAGATTGCCGCGAAAATTGATGCCGAGCTGGCCCGCCAGCGCGACGGCCTGGAGATGATCGCCTCGGAGAACCACACCGCGAAGGCCGTGATGCAGGCCCAGGGCTCGGTGCTGACCAACAAGTACGCCGAGGGCTACCCGGGCAAGCGTTACTACGGCGGCTGCGAACACGTCGACGTGATCGAACAGCTCGCGATCGACCGGGTTAAGGCACTGTTCGGCGCCGAGTACGCCAACGTCCAGCCGCACTCCGGCGCGCAGGCCAACGCCTCCGTCATGCATGCGCTGATCCGGCCCGGGGACACCATCATGGGCCTGAACCTGGCGCACGGCGGTCACCTCACCCACGGCATGAAGATCAACTTCTCCGGCCGGCTGTACAACGTGATCCCGTACCAGGTCCGGGAAGATGACCACCGGATTGACATGGCCGAGGTCGAACGGCTGGCGCAGGAACACAAACCGAAGCTGATCGTCGCCGGCTGGTCCGCGTACGCCCGGCAGCTGGACTTCGCTGAATTCCGCCGCATCGCCGACTCCGTGGGTGCCTTCCTCATGGTGGACATGGCCCACTTCGCCGGGCTGGTGGCCGCAGGGCTGCACCCGTCACCGGTGCCGCACGCGCACGTCACCACCTCCACGACGCACAAGACCCTCGCCGGTCCGCGCGGCGGCATCATCCTCTCCAACGATGCCGACATCGCCAAGAAGATCAACTCGGCCGTGTTCCCGGGACAGCAGGGCGGCCCGCTGGAGCACGTGATCGCCGGCAAGGCGGTGGCGTTCAAAATCGCCGCGTCACCGGAGTTCAAGGAACGCCAGGAACGCGTGCTGGCCGGGGCCCGGATCCTCGCCGAGCGCCTCATGCAGCCGGACGTCACCGCCAAGGGAATCAACGTGATCTCCGGCGGCACTGACGTGCACCTGGTTCTCGTGGACCTGCGCACCTGCGTGCTGAACGGTCAGGAAGCCGAGGACCGCCTCGCGGAAATCGACATCACCGTCAACCGCAACGCCGTGCCGTTCGACCCCCGCCCGCCGATGGTCACCTCGGGGCTGCGGATCGGAACCCCGGCTTTGGCCACCCGCGGGTTCGGCGAGGCCGCCTTCGCCGAAGTCGCGGACATCATCGCTGAGGCGTTGATCGCCGACGCCGGCGCGGACCTCTCCGCACTGCGCGGCAGAGTCGAGGCTCTCGCCGCCGCCCACCCGCTCTACCCCTCGGTAGCCAACCTCGGCTGACTGCCTCCGGAGCCGGACCCCCTTTCGGGTTGGCTCCGGGCCCGGCGGACCGGACTTTTCATGCGTGCTACTCCCCACCGGCACCCTAGCCTCGCAAGCTCGGCCAGGGAACCCTGCCGGCGTGGGCGCTCGCCACCGGCACCCTAGCCTCGCAAGCTCGGCCGGGGAACCCTGCCGGCGTGGCCCCTCGCGTAGACGCAACGCTCTCGAAACGTCCGGCTCCGCCGGCCCCCCGTGCACACGTCCGGACTCATCCGTCCGGACAGCATTCATTTAGTTAGGAACCACCATGGCAGTCGGCGTGTTTGATCTCTTCTCTATCGGTATCGGGCCTTCGAGTTCGCATACTGTGGGGCCGATGCGGGCTGCCGCCGTGTTTGCGGGCGAGCTCAAGGATTCCGGTGTCTTGGAACGCGTCGCCGGGTTGCGCGTGGACCTTTACGGGTCCCTTGCCGCGACCGGGCACGGCCATGGCACCATGACCGCCATCCTGCTCGGCCTGGAGGGGTTTCATCCGGAACTGATCCTGCCCGACGAAGTTGAGGAACGCCTCGCGGCCATCGACGCGACGGGCACCCTCCGGCTGGCAGGATCGACGCCGTTGCCCTACGCGGTGAAGGACATGGTCCTGCGCCCGCTGACCATCCTGCCGCGACACACCAACGGCATGACCTTCACTGTCTCCGGCGCCGACGGCCAGGTCCTGCACAGCGCGACGTTCTTCTCCGTCGGCGGCGGCTTCATTGTCCGCGAGGGTGAGGAGGACGCCGCGCTCAAAGAACTCGACGAATCCAAAAAGGAACTGCCCCTGCCGTTCCGCACCGCCGCGGAACTGCTGGGCCACTGCCAGTCCGAGGGTTTCTCAATCGGCGAGATCATGTTCATTAATGAGCGCGCCGCCCGGACCGAAGAAGAGATCCGTGCGGGGCTCCTGCACATTTATTCGGTGATGGAAGGCTGCGTCGAGGTCAGCCTCAAGCGCGAGGGCCTGCTGCCGGGCGGGCTCAAAGTCCGCCGCCGGGCCCCTGACTGGCACGAACGCCTCCTGAAGGAAAACCCCGGCGAGGACCCGGGTTACCGGGACCCGAAGTACTGGCAGGAGTGGGTTAACCTGATCGCCCTGGCCGTGAACGAGGAAAACGCCTCGGGCGGACGTGTTGTCACCGCCCCGACCAACGGCGCCGCCGGCATCATCCCCGCCGTGCTGTATTACGCCCTGCATTTCGCCCCCGGCATGGACAAAGCCAGCCAGGCCGACCGCGACGACGTGGTGGTCAAGTTCCTGCTCACTGCCGGGGCCATCGGGGTGCTCTACAAGGAGCAGGCCTCGATCTCCGGAGCCGAGGTGGGCTGCCAGGGCGAGGTGGGCTCGGCGTCGTCGATGGCCGCCGCCGGCCTGGCCGAAGTTCTGGGCGGAACACCCCAGCAGGTGGAAAACGCCGCCGAAATCGCGATGGAGCACAACCTCGGCCTGACCTGCGACCCGATCGGCGGGCTCGTTCAGATTCCCTGCATCGAACGAAACGCCATCGCCGCGGCCAAGGCGATTAACGCCGCCAAGATGGCCCTGTGGGGCGACGGCACGCACCGGGTCTCCCTCGACGAGGTCATCGTCACGATGCGCGAAACCGGCAAGGACATGAGCTCCAAATACAAGGAGACCGCCATGGGCGGGCTCGCTGTTAACGTCGTGGAGTGCTGAGTCAGTTGTTCAAGGCCGCCCACAGGTTCAGTGACGAAGCGAAAACCACCCACGCCAGGTAGGGAAGCAGCAACAGCCCGGCCGTCCGGCTGATCGGCCCGAAATGCAGCACGGTCACCGTTATGGCCACCGCCAGGGCGGCGATGACGCCGAAAGCGAGCCAGAGAGCCGGGGTGCCGAGCACGGGATACAGGCCGAAGAAAGCAGGCGTCCACAGCAGATTCAGCGCGAGCTGGACGCC is drawn from Micrococcaceae bacterium Sec5.8 and contains these coding sequences:
- a CDS encoding helix-turn-helix domain-containing protein, translated to MARKPVAREAVLDAFESLLIEEGERAATLDAVARLAGVSKGGLLYHFPTKDAMISVLLERLDRLLAEDLAAMAAAPEGAAAFFIKSSVWADTPLDRVFVAATRLAEVAHQETLRRMAAVQAAWLELLATDVGPAMAKPVLYMGDGLYFNAMLARAPGGSLPEVGPDVEGLLAALDRLRG
- the gcvP gene encoding aminomethyl-transferring glycine dehydrogenase codes for the protein MEFLVTVTPASTSFVDRHIGARRQADVDAMLKAVGYDTVDALVDTAVPKVIRQDSPLKLTEALSEVEVLAELRKLASKNTTAVQMIGQGYYDTLTPPVIRRNILEAPAWYTAYTPYQPEISQGRLEALLNFQTMVQDLVGLPIANASLLDEATAVAEAVLMMRRANKNKSAHDGKTVLDADCLPQTIAIVRGRAEALGFEVEVADLSKGLPEGVINGVVLQQPGVSGRVFDHSAVIADAKERGALVTVAADLLSLTLITPPGEQGADIAVGSTQRFGVPLFFGGPHAAYMAVQKGLERSMPGRLVGVSKDNTGVPAYRLALQTREQHIRREKATSNICTAQALLAIVSSFYAVYHGPEGLKAIAATVHNHARTIAASLQAAGLDVQHSSFFDTVTVSAPGKAAGIIAAAEAKGINLRAIDADTVGISTDEATTAAIVADVVAAFGASVADSGADAGTAFGLDTAVERTSDYLQHPVFNTHRSETQLLRYIRRLSDRDLALDRTMIPLGSCTMKLNATAEMEAISWPEFASIHPFAPESQTAGWRELIEDLEAQLTEITGYDQVSLQPNAGSQGELAGLLAIRGYHRSRGDAQRNICLIPASAHGTNAASAVLAGMKVVVVATASDGTIDHADLTAKIELHRDALSAIMITYPSTHGVFDADVREVCDAIHAAGGQVYIDGANLNALVGLAQPGQFGGDVSHLNLHKTFCIPHGGGGPGVGPVAARAHLAPFMPGNAADPANGADGTPISASRYGSAGVLPISWAYVKLMGGQGLTEATRSALLAANYVAARLNDFFPVLYTGDGGLVAHECILDLRELTAKTGVTAEDVAKRLIDYGFHAPTLAFPVAGTLMVEPTESEDLGEIDRFITAMIAIRAEIDQVASGDFTVEQSPLRNAPHTAAAVISTDWAREYPREQAVFPVHTLKQDKYFPPVGRIDGAAGDRNLICSCPPLSEFEN
- the gcvT gene encoding glycine cleavage system aminomethyltransferase GcvT, coding for MTENYTALYEEHKKLGASFTDFGGWQMPLKYSSELAEHHAVRKSAGLFDLSHMGEVWVTGPDAAAFLDYALVGRISAMAVGKAKYSLICNEDGGIIDDLITYRRPAAADGTDAFLVVPNAGNAKAVAAALADRARSGQDGGFDVTVRDASAEISLIAVQGPTAEAILLRLVPAAQHELVTGLKYYAAVEVPFMVGGAGQELLLARTGYTGEDGFEIFVSNDDAAALWQALIAIAEDGELTPAGLASRDSLRLEAGMPLYGNELSLEGDPFAAGLGPVVALSKDGDFVGKTALAAKKEAGAGTTSGRKLVGLKGLGRRAGRGHYPVLKDGSVVGEVTSGQPSPTLGYPVAMAYVAVELAEPGTALDIDLRGKTEPFEVVALPFYKRQK
- the gcvH gene encoding glycine cleavage system protein GcvH; amino-acid sequence: MAKVAPELQYSEEHEWVARDSGDTGSNIVSIGISAVATDALGDIVYVDLPEVGSVVAAGETCGEVESTKSVSDLYAPVTGEVTETNPAVVEDPALINSDPYGAGWLFKVAAVSEGPLLSAEEYASKNGGEL
- the glyA gene encoding serine hydroxymethyltransferase is translated as MSAAAGTVPFEQIVSPSLDAELAALDPEIAAKIDAELARQRDGLEMIASENHTAKAVMQAQGSVLTNKYAEGYPGKRYYGGCEHVDVIEQLAIDRVKALFGAEYANVQPHSGAQANASVMHALIRPGDTIMGLNLAHGGHLTHGMKINFSGRLYNVIPYQVREDDHRIDMAEVERLAQEHKPKLIVAGWSAYARQLDFAEFRRIADSVGAFLMVDMAHFAGLVAAGLHPSPVPHAHVTTSTTHKTLAGPRGGIILSNDADIAKKINSAVFPGQQGGPLEHVIAGKAVAFKIAASPEFKERQERVLAGARILAERLMQPDVTAKGINVISGGTDVHLVLVDLRTCVLNGQEAEDRLAEIDITVNRNAVPFDPRPPMVTSGLRIGTPALATRGFGEAAFAEVADIIAEALIADAGADLSALRGRVEALAAAHPLYPSVANLG
- a CDS encoding L-serine ammonia-lyase, with protein sequence MAVGVFDLFSIGIGPSSSHTVGPMRAAAVFAGELKDSGVLERVAGLRVDLYGSLAATGHGHGTMTAILLGLEGFHPELILPDEVEERLAAIDATGTLRLAGSTPLPYAVKDMVLRPLTILPRHTNGMTFTVSGADGQVLHSATFFSVGGGFIVREGEEDAALKELDESKKELPLPFRTAAELLGHCQSEGFSIGEIMFINERAARTEEEIRAGLLHIYSVMEGCVEVSLKREGLLPGGLKVRRRAPDWHERLLKENPGEDPGYRDPKYWQEWVNLIALAVNEENASGGRVVTAPTNGAAGIIPAVLYYALHFAPGMDKASQADRDDVVVKFLLTAGAIGVLYKEQASISGAEVGCQGEVGSASSMAAAGLAEVLGGTPQQVENAAEIAMEHNLGLTCDPIGGLVQIPCIERNAIAAAKAINAAKMALWGDGTHRVSLDEVIVTMRETGKDMSSKYKETAMGGLAVNVVEC